From the genome of Oscillospiraceae bacterium:
CCGGTCACGCCGGCACAGCTGCTCTGGAGCAAGATTATCACCGGCGGCGTGTGGACCTTGGCTTCCTGCGTGGTCGCTTATGGCAGCCTTTATATTTCAAATTTACTACAGACCCGCAGAAGCGACTTCCTGCAGAGCATTTGGCATACACTTTCCCAGACAGGGCAGCACCCGGATTACATCTGGGCCATCCTTTTGGCACTGTTGGATTTGATTGCCGGGCTGATTTTTGCAGAGCTGATTTTCTACACTTCCATGAGTGTTGGCAGCCTAGTGCAGAAACATCACCGCATGGTTTCTATTTTTGTGCTGATTGGTTTCATGGTTGTGCACACGATTATCATCACCATAATTTACGAACTTTGCAGCACATCGCCGTTTCGAGCTTTTATCGAAAACAACCTGCGTATCAATGTAAATGCTGTACAGGGTGCAGATGTACTGCTCGGCGGTATTTTGGCGTATTTTGTTGTGTTCAATATCATCAATTTTGCCATCACCAATGTAATTATGAAAAAGCACCTGAATCTTCAGTGAATGTACGGCAAGACTTTTTAGCACTCAATTCAATAGAGTGCTAAAATTAAATATTTAGACATTATTTATTCACACAGCATTCATATACTCTGGATATACTAGCGTCTGTAAGGCTTAGGGAAGTCCCCGCAGCGGGACTTTACCGGCGCCGACAGGCGCTTTTCTTTGCTGCTTCAGTTTTATTGAAGGAGTGTGAAGTACGATGAATGCACAAAATTTTACACAGAAATCTTTGGATGCTGTTCAGCGCGCGCAAAGCCTTGCGCTGTCGCATGAAAACATTCAGATAGAGCAGCTGCATCTGCTCAGTGCCCTGCTTACGCAGGAAAATGGCTTGATTCCGCAGCTGCTGAAAAAAATGAACATAGACCCGCAGGCTTTTTCCAGCGCGGTTGACAGTGAAATCGCGAAAATGCCCGCTGTTTCCGGTCCGGGGCGGGAACCCGGCAAAATCTATATTGCACAGGACGTTGACACTGCCCTGACTGAGGCCGAGGCCGCTGCCAAACGGATGAAGGACGAGTATGTTTCGGTAGAGCACCTGTTTATCGGCCTGCTGCGCAAAGCAAACAGCACCTTGAAAGAACTTTTCCGTACCTATGGCATTACCGAAAGCAAGTTTTTAGAGGCGCTTTCCAATGTGCGCGGCAATACCCGCGTGACCAGTGACAGCCCAGAGGAGACCTACGCTGCTCTTTCCAAGTATGCAACCGATTTGGTGCAGGCAGCGCGCGATCAAAAGCTGGACCCGGTCATTGGCCGCGACACGGAAATCCGCGACGTGATCCGTATCCTTTCCCGCAAGACCAAAAACAACCCGGTCCTGATCGGCGAGCCTGGCGTTGGCAAGACCGCTATTGCGGAGGGCTTGGCTCAGCGTATCCTGCGGGGAGATGTACCAAATAATCTGAAAGACCACAAGCTCTATTCGCTGGATATGGGCGCTTTGGTCGCGGGCGCAAAGTACCGCGGCGAGTTTGAGGAGCGCTTCAAGGCAGTGCTCAACGAAGTTAAAAAATCCGAGGGCCGCGTCATTCTGTTTATCGATGAATTGCACACCATTGTGGGTGCGGGCAAGACTGAGGGCAGCATGGACGCCGGCAACCTGCTCAAGCCAATGCTTGCGCGGGGCGAGCTGCACTGCATTGGTGCGACAACCCTGAATGAATACCGGGAATACATTGAAAAAGACGCCGCACTGGAGCGCCGCTTCCAGCCGGTCATGGTAGATGAGCCATCTGTAGAGGACACTGTTTCTATCCTGCGCGGTTTAAAGCAGCGCTATGAAGTATTCCACGGCGTTAAAATTACCGACCAGGCGCTGATTGCCGCCGCGACCCTTTCCAACCGCTATATTACCGACCGCTTTTTGCCGGATAAGGCCATTGACCTAGTCGATGAGGCCTGTGCTACTGTGCGTACCGAAATTGACTCTATGCCGACAGAGCTGGATGACGTTTCGCGTAAAATCATGCAGTTAGAAATCGAAGAGGCTGCCCTGAAAAAGGAGGACGACCGCTTGAGTCAGCAGCATTTGGTCAGCCTGCAGAAAGAGCTGGCCGAGCTGCGAGAGCGCTTTAAGGCGATGAAAGCCCAGTGGGACAACGAAAAGAAAGATATCGAAAAGGTGCAGAGCCTGCGCTCACAAATTGAGCAGTGCAATGCCGCCATTGAGGAGGCCCACCGCAACTATGACCTGGAAAAAGCGGCGGAACTGCAGTACGGCAAGCTGCCGCAGCTGAAAAAAGAGCTTGAGGCCCAGGAAAAAATTGCGGACAAAGGTGACCACCAGCTGCTGCGTGACCGCGTGGACGAAGACGAAATTGCCCGTATTGTTGGGCGCTGGACGGGTATCCCGGTCAGCCGCCTGATGGAGGGCGAGCGTGAAAAGCTGCTGCGCCTGCCGGAAACGCTGCATCAGCGCGTCATTGGGCAGGACGAGGCAGTTGAAAAAGTCAGCGACGCCATTCTGCGTTCACGTGCGGGTATTCAGGACCCCAACCGACCGATTGGTTCGTTTCTGTTCCTTGGTCCTACCGGCGTAGGCAAGACCGAACTTGCCAAAGCTTTGGCACAGGCACTGTTTGACGACGAGCGCAACCTGGTGCGCATTGATATGTCAGAGTACATGGAAAAGTACAGCGTGTCCCGTTTAATCGGGGCGCCTCCGGGGTACGTTGGCTATGAAGAGGGAGGCCAGCTCACCGAGGCTGTGCGCCGCAAGCCCTACAGCGTGGTGCTGTTTGATGAAGTGGAAAAAGCCCACCCGGATGTTTTCAATATCCTGCTGCAGGTACTGGATGATGGCCGCATTACCGACAGCCAGGGCCGCACGGTTGATTTTAAAAACACCATCCTTATTTTAACTTCAAACCTTGGTTCTCAGCAGATTTTGGAGGGTATCCAGCCGGACGGCAGCATTAGCGAAGAGGCCCGCAAAGAAGTGCACGGCCTGCTGCGCCGCCAGTTCCGCCCAGAATTCCTCAACCGCCTGGATGAAATTGTATTTTATAAGCCGCTGAAGAAAGACGAAATCAACAAAATCGTCGGCTTGCAGATAGAGGCTCTGCGCCACCGCCTGCAGGAAAAAGAACTGGATGTGCGCCTGACTGACGCCGCCCGCACCTATGTTGTTGATCAGGGTTATGACCCTGTGTACGGTGCACGCCCGCTCAAGCGCTTTATCCAGTCGAAAGTGGAAACGCTCTTGGCGAAAAAAATTATAGAGGGCGACTTTGCGCCGCGCTCTACCATTGTGGTCGATTACGATGGCCATGAGCTGACCGCTAGTGCAGAACCAAATGCCGAAATTGTCTCTGGCTGATTTTTTGGGCCGCCGCAGGTTTTCTGCGGCGGCCCATTTCTGTAAATGCCGATGTTTCTGCAATAGAAAGATTGACAAACTCTAAAAAATGGGTATCCTTAAAGCAATAGAAGATTTTTGCACACAGCAGCGGCTGGAGGGCTATACGACTTAAGATGGATGCAATTATAACAGACAGACTGACAAAATCTTATGACCATAAAACAAATGCACTGGAAGCTTTGAGCCTTTCTGTACCAGCAGGTACGGCATATGCATTGCTTGGCAGCGGCGGCGCGGGTAAAACAACAGCTGTAAAGCTGCTCAGCGGCTTAATTACGCCCAGCAGTGGCAGCTGCAGTATTTTGCAGATAGACCCGGCAAAGCAGCCGTCACGTCTGCATGGGGTGTGCGGGGTTATGACCTCTTCTGCGCGCCTGTATGGCTGCCTGACCGGGCAGGAAAATCTGCAGTTTTTCGGTGCAGCTGCAGGTATGAAAGCGGCCGATGCCCATACGCGTACTGCCGAATTGATGAAAGACCTCGGAATATGGTCGGCGCGTGATCTGCCAGTGAGTGAGTACCCTACCAATATGCTGCAGCGGCTGTCGCTGGCGCGCGCATTGCTTGCCCGCCCGCAGGTCCTGCTGCTGGACGAACCGCTTTTTGGGCTGGACCCAGAGAGTGCGCAGGCTGTGCTGGGGCTTTTGGGCGGTCTGGTGCAGCAGGAGGGAATGACGATTCTGCTGTGTACGCATTTTCCCCCTTATGCGCAGCAGCTTTGCACAGAATTCGGTATTTTATGTGAGGGAAGTGTCATTGCCGGCGGCACGCTGCCGGTCCTGTGCCAAAAGGCGGGCTGCCAGATGCGGGCAGGCCTGCGTCTGCCGGAAAAAGACAGCCTCGCGGGCTTTTCGCTTGCCGCTGACGGCTTTTGGCAGAAGGAAATTAAAAATGAAGACGCCATGCCCGAAATTCTGCGGGAAGCAGTCGCTGAGGGACACGACATCTACGAGGCCCGCCTTTACCGCCCGACTTTGGCGGACGTTTATACGGCGCTGCTGGGAAAGGAGGAGCTGCCTTGAAGCTGCCTGGGTTTCTTCAAAAGCACGTTAACAGCCGCGAGACGGCGCTGATGAAAAAGGATTTCCGCGAAATGTGGCAAAACCGCGGGGTGCGCTCTATGCTGGTGGTTGTGCCGCTGATTTTTGTCGTGCTTCTGCCAATCTTTTTCATGGTGCTGGCAAATATTCTGCCGCAGAGCAGCCTTTCCAGTATGCAGCAGATGCGCGTGCTGCTTTCGCAGAAGCAAAGCTATATGAATGACCGGCAGACGCTGTTTTATATCTTTTCTGTCTTTTTGGCGCCGATGCTCTACCTTATTGTGGTGCTGATGGCGGCCTGTGTCACAGCGGCCAGCAGCTTTGTGGGTGAAAAAGAGCGCGGAACGATTGAGACACTTTTCCTGACCCCGATGACGCCGCTGCAGATTTTTAAGGCAAAGGTGCTGGGGTGCGTTTCTATTTCTGCTGTAGCAACACTGGTTTCGTTTATCATGTATGCCATTGTGATGTCTGTCGGGGATATTCTGCTGGGCGTAACCGCTTTTTGGATGGACCCAAGCTGGGCGGTCATGTTTTTTCTGCTTTCGCCGGCGCTCATTTTGTTTGGTGTACTGTTTATGGTGCTGGTTTCTGGGCGCAGCCACAGCTTTCGGGAGTCAGTGCAGATCTGCGGATATGTGCTGCTGCCGCTGACCCTGCTTTTTGTCGGCCAGTTTTCCGGCCTTTTCCGCATGAATGCGGGTCATTATCTGCTGCTCAGTGTACTCATCTTTATTGTAGATTTTATTATCTGGAAAGTTACTACGGCACATTTTTCGCCGGAGAAGCTGCTGGGATAGACCGCTCTTTACTGCGGCCGCGCTTTTTAGTAAGGAGGATATGACCTTATGAAATCGAATAAACCGTTTGGGACCGACTATGACCCTGATGAACTGGAAAAAGCGGCGTTAGCCGGCACTGAAAAAAAGGACAGCCCGCTTTCCTGGGTGCTGACCATCGGCATTACTGTAGTGGCAGCGGTGCTTTTCTGTGCGTTTATCGCAAGGCCAAGCAAGGTGGTTGGCAACAGTATGCAGAACACCTGCCATAACGGCGACGTGACTATTTTGTGGGAGCTCAACTATCAGCCGCAGTATGGCGATATTGTCGTGGTAAATAACCAGAATCCACTGCAGGAGAACTTGATTAAGCGTGTGATCGGCGTGGCGGGCGACCATATTGTCGTTTCCAACGGCACTGTTACGCGCAATGGTCAGGCCTTAAAAGAAGATTATGTCAAAGAGCAGGTGTGGTCTGGTGCAAACGTCGACTTGGTCGTGCCGCAGGGGCAGATCTTTTTAATGGGCGATAACCGAAATCACTCCACTGACAGCCGTGAGATCGGTCCTATCAACAAAAAAAACATTATCGGCAAAGTTGTCGTACGGCTGTTTCCGTTTCAGTCTTTTCGTACATTTTAAGGAAGCCTTCAATGCAGCTGCTGGTTCAGCTTTCCGCCCATTGGGGCGGGTCTTTTATGTATGGGACGCGTTTCCCCGCAAAAAAGCACTTTCGGCTTGTGACGCACTAAAATTCATGGTATGATAATAATGGCTTTTATCTTTATACGGAAAGGTGACACAACAGATGCAGTACTGTCCAAATTGTCATATCCTTTGTGAGGGGCAGTGTCCCTTGTGCGGGAACCGCCGACTTGCGGAACCCGAAGAGGACTCTCCGGTGCGTCTGGCGGCGTTTGAGCAGCCGCAGGCCGGCAAACTTGAACAAATGCTGCAAAAGCGCGCAGTGCCCTATGAAAAAAGGTCGGCGCTTTCTGCCGAAAACAAGCCAGCCTATCATTTTTATGTGCCGTTTTGCCGCTGGGAAGAAGCCGTAAAGGTAAAAGAAATCGCCGTGCCGCAGCAGCCGGATGTGAAGAAAACGACCGAGCAGCCGCAGAAAGATCAACAGAAGCCGCAGACGTACGTTGTAAAAGGGGAAGAATTTGAAGTGATGCCGCGTAAAAAGCGTATTTTTTGGCGGGCCTTTTCTGTGGTGCTTTTTATTCTGATTGTCATTGCTGTTGTTCTGCTCAGCGACCAGGCGGCCGGCTGGCTGAAAAACCTTTTCGCGTAACACAATCAGCTGATTTGCCATTCTAGGTAAAAAATATAGGATAAACGAACAAGCAAGGAGTGTTTCAGAGATGCAAGAAAATTACCGCCCAGATACCCTGTGTATCCATGCAGGTTACTCCCCAAAAAACGGTGAGCCGCGCGTTGTGCCAATTGTGCAGAGCACCACTTACCGCTATGACAGTGCCGAGTCAATGGGCCGTCTGTTTAACCTGGAAGAGGACGGGTTTTTTTATACCCGTATTTCCAACCCGACAACAGACGCGGTTGAAAAAAAGATTGCGGCACTGGAGGGCGGTGTCGGCTGTGTAGCTACTTCTTCCGGCATGGCGGCAATTTTCCTTTCAGTACTGAATATCTGCAAAGCCGGGGACCATATTGTTTCCTCCAATGCTGTTTACGGCGGCACTTTCAACCTCTTCAATAAAACCATGCGTGACATGGGCATTGACACCACATTTGTTTCGCCGGACAGTACAGAAGAAGAACTTGAAAAGGCAATGCAGCCCAATACCCGCGCAGTTTACTGCGAAACGCTCTGCAACCCCTCTTTGGTTGTTACCAATCTGGAACTGTTTGCAAAGGTTGCCCATGCCCACGGTGTGCCGCTGATTGTCGATAACACTTTCCCGACACCGCTTAACTGCCGGCCGTTTCACTTTGGTGCGGATATTGTTGTACATTCCACGTCAAAATATATGGACGGCCACGCGGTGCAGATTGGCGGCGCAATTATCGACAGCGGAAAGTTTGACTGGACAAACGGCAAGTTTCCTATGCTGACACAGCCCGATGAATCTTACCATGGGCTGATTTATACTGAAGCTTTTGGGAAAGCCGCCTATATTACAAAAGCCCGCGTACATCTGCTGCGCGACATTGGCTGCCAGCCAGCGCCCGAAAACTCTTTCCTTTTGAACCTGGGTCTTGAAACACTGGCCCTGCGTATGCAGCGCCACTGCTACAATGCACAGAAAGTAGCCGAATTTTTGGAGCAGGACGACCGCATCAGCTGGGTCAACTATCCCGGTTTGAAAGACAGCCCTTATTACGCGCTGGCACAGAAGTATATGCCGCACGGCAGTTGCGGCGTTATCTCCTTTGGCGTCAAAGGCGGCCGTGCCGCCGCTGCCAAATTCATGGAGTCTTTAAAGCTTGCCTCTATGGTGGTCCATGTGGCAGACCTGCGCACTTGTGTGCTGCACCCGGCCAGTACAACTCATCGCCAGCTGACAGATGAGCAGCTGAAAGAGGCGGGCATCAGCGCTGATATGATCCGCATGTCCGTCGGTATTGAAAATTTGGCAGATATCCTGGACGATATTCGGCAGGCACTGGACAAAGTGCAGGCAGAGTGATTTCATACGGCGGAAAGGAACGCGACTGCCTTGCAAAAAGAAACTTCTGATTTTCACGGGGAGACCGCCTGCGGGCAGAAAACCTGGGAGCATTCGCCGACCGCGCTGTACGAGAGGCGCGGTGCGCCGGTGCTGAATATCGTGGTGGGGGCGCTTATGCTCCTTTTGGGCTTAGCTGCTATTCCCATAGGCCGCGCGTATTGGTTTTTGTTTCTGCTCTTTTATACAGTGGGTACGGCGGTATTTTTAATGGGTCTGTTTCACACGGCGCGCCCGATTCTGCGCCGCGAGGGCGGTACACTGATTGGGGTCAGCTGCGGCTTTATCCCAAAGGAACACCGCCTGCCACATACCGCACTGAAAGATTTGAAAGCCCTGCCGGCCATCGGTACCAAAAAGAATTCTAAATTTCTGCGGTACTACATTGAAATGGATCCCTGCACTGGCAAAAAAATCGACTTGGGCGAGCGGCATTTGTGCGAAAAAGATATTTTTGTACTGGAAGATTATCTTGCCCCAAAAGAGGAACAGACAGACGAAAAAGAAACCGCAGGTATTCTTTGGCCGCTTTTTATAGTGGAGCTTGTGCTGATTGTGGTGGGGCTTTTCGGCTTGTCCTTTTCTTTTTCACATTAAAGTCTTTGGATAAAATCACCTCTGCTGCAAACACTAACAGCGGAGGTGATTTTGCATGAGCCCAAAGGAACTTTCGTATATTGAGGATGCACTGGAGCACGAGCAGTTTTTGCAGACACAATGTGAAAATGCAGCAAATTCCATGACCGACCCGCAGCTGAAACAATGTGTAAAACAAATGGCCAACAAACACCAGCAGACCTTTCAGCAGTTTATCAGTTTGATTTAAAAAGGAGTGCGGGAAACATGGATGACAAAAACACAATGCAAGCTTTGCTTACGACAGAAAAA
Proteins encoded in this window:
- the clpB gene encoding ATP-dependent chaperone ClpB, with protein sequence MNAQNFTQKSLDAVQRAQSLALSHENIQIEQLHLLSALLTQENGLIPQLLKKMNIDPQAFSSAVDSEIAKMPAVSGPGREPGKIYIAQDVDTALTEAEAAAKRMKDEYVSVEHLFIGLLRKANSTLKELFRTYGITESKFLEALSNVRGNTRVTSDSPEETYAALSKYATDLVQAARDQKLDPVIGRDTEIRDVIRILSRKTKNNPVLIGEPGVGKTAIAEGLAQRILRGDVPNNLKDHKLYSLDMGALVAGAKYRGEFEERFKAVLNEVKKSEGRVILFIDELHTIVGAGKTEGSMDAGNLLKPMLARGELHCIGATTLNEYREYIEKDAALERRFQPVMVDEPSVEDTVSILRGLKQRYEVFHGVKITDQALIAAATLSNRYITDRFLPDKAIDLVDEACATVRTEIDSMPTELDDVSRKIMQLEIEEAALKKEDDRLSQQHLVSLQKELAELRERFKAMKAQWDNEKKDIEKVQSLRSQIEQCNAAIEEAHRNYDLEKAAELQYGKLPQLKKELEAQEKIADKGDHQLLRDRVDEDEIARIVGRWTGIPVSRLMEGEREKLLRLPETLHQRVIGQDEAVEKVSDAILRSRAGIQDPNRPIGSFLFLGPTGVGKTELAKALAQALFDDERNLVRIDMSEYMEKYSVSRLIGAPPGYVGYEEGGQLTEAVRRKPYSVVLFDEVEKAHPDVFNILLQVLDDGRITDSQGRTVDFKNTILILTSNLGSQQILEGIQPDGSISEEARKEVHGLLRRQFRPEFLNRLDEIVFYKPLKKDEINKIVGLQIEALRHRLQEKELDVRLTDAARTYVVDQGYDPVYGARPLKRFIQSKVETLLAKKIIEGDFAPRSTIVVDYDGHELTASAEPNAEIVSG
- a CDS encoding ABC transporter ATP-binding protein, yielding MDAIITDRLTKSYDHKTNALEALSLSVPAGTAYALLGSGGAGKTTAVKLLSGLITPSSGSCSILQIDPAKQPSRLHGVCGVMTSSARLYGCLTGQENLQFFGAAAGMKAADAHTRTAELMKDLGIWSARDLPVSEYPTNMLQRLSLARALLARPQVLLLDEPLFGLDPESAQAVLGLLGGLVQQEGMTILLCTHFPPYAQQLCTEFGILCEGSVIAGGTLPVLCQKAGCQMRAGLRLPEKDSLAGFSLAADGFWQKEIKNEDAMPEILREAVAEGHDIYEARLYRPTLADVYTALLGKEELP
- a CDS encoding ABC transporter permease subunit, with amino-acid sequence MKLPGFLQKHVNSRETALMKKDFREMWQNRGVRSMLVVVPLIFVVLLPIFFMVLANILPQSSLSSMQQMRVLLSQKQSYMNDRQTLFYIFSVFLAPMLYLIVVLMAACVTAASSFVGEKERGTIETLFLTPMTPLQIFKAKVLGCVSISAVATLVSFIMYAIVMSVGDILLGVTAFWMDPSWAVMFFLLSPALILFGVLFMVLVSGRSHSFRESVQICGYVLLPLTLLFVGQFSGLFRMNAGHYLLLSVLIFIVDFIIWKVTTAHFSPEKLLG
- the lepB gene encoding signal peptidase I, translated to MKSNKPFGTDYDPDELEKAALAGTEKKDSPLSWVLTIGITVVAAVLFCAFIARPSKVVGNSMQNTCHNGDVTILWELNYQPQYGDIVVVNNQNPLQENLIKRVIGVAGDHIVVSNGTVTRNGQALKEDYVKEQVWSGANVDLVVPQGQIFLMGDNRNHSTDSREIGPINKKNIIGKVVVRLFPFQSFRTF
- a CDS encoding O-acetylhomoserine aminocarboxypropyltransferase/cysteine synthase, yielding MQENYRPDTLCIHAGYSPKNGEPRVVPIVQSTTYRYDSAESMGRLFNLEEDGFFYTRISNPTTDAVEKKIAALEGGVGCVATSSGMAAIFLSVLNICKAGDHIVSSNAVYGGTFNLFNKTMRDMGIDTTFVSPDSTEEELEKAMQPNTRAVYCETLCNPSLVVTNLELFAKVAHAHGVPLIVDNTFPTPLNCRPFHFGADIVVHSTSKYMDGHAVQIGGAIIDSGKFDWTNGKFPMLTQPDESYHGLIYTEAFGKAAYITKARVHLLRDIGCQPAPENSFLLNLGLETLALRMQRHCYNAQKVAEFLEQDDRISWVNYPGLKDSPYYALAQKYMPHGSCGVISFGVKGGRAAAAKFMESLKLASMVVHVADLRTCVLHPASTTHRQLTDEQLKEAGISADMIRMSVGIENLADILDDIRQALDKVQAE